Below is a window of Impatiens glandulifera chromosome 2, dImpGla2.1, whole genome shotgun sequence DNA.
GACATCTGGTGCAATTAATTAAAACACGTTTCTCAGAATAAAAACATCTATCTAATCATTAGTAGACAACAACAAAATTCTTTCATCTTATTATGATCTCTAACATTAATAACTACATCAGACGGTCCAGATCTaatcacaaattttattttcttacttaCTCCTAATAATCGGTACTGTGGTGCATAAATTTGGACCGGACACTGAAACAAATACACAACTGAACACGTGTAAACATCTTATTAGAGTATATATTTTGGGTCTAAGTCAAAATTAGGTTGACTCGTTagcataattaataaataagtaaaaattagGTCGACCTAAAATACCTTAAATAGATCTCTGTTAACTCGTTTACAACTTTATTTTATTGAgtattgtgtttatttttttactaaatttttttaagtaaatttgcgatataactttatttttgttttgtgttgattttattttaatttgaaataaaaaaatttgaattaattaaatcgAGTTAGATTCGAATTGAGTTAGATAAATCAGGTTGAGTTCGggtcaattataaataaaaaattaaaattttaatgttaaaaatttttattcgaattagtaaaatatattgtatcacGATTTGTTCATCTGCCTATCCGAACCGCGGAAATTGTAACCCTATGtgcattgtatatatatattataaaaaaaatatattatcatttaaacaattaaaagaatattattaaattaaataaataacaataattaatttcagCAAGTTCAAGTCAACCATGTTTTTATTCGTTGAGGGAGAATCAATAATTAGTACTCttctattttaactttaaaGTCTTGTTGGTATGATTTGAACTTGTAtttttagactttttttttaatttttatttacaaaattatttttttattaaaactatattAAGGTGAATATCATACTTTTATATGGATGCCAAAAGAATATTGGGGTTGTGACTAATCAAAAACAGAtttaaagaattattattatttttctctataaAAGAAGGGGgttatgatataaataaatttttcaaGAATAGTGAAGGTATATAATCAATaaacttcttttatttaatatgatattCTTAATTAAATGAAACAATAACATAAGTTATATCCTTTTTAGGCTTAGTTCAAAttgggttattttaataatttagatggagaaaataaacaataatcggtgatgattttgagaaagattcagtatttttcttaataaaataagtgatgtGATAAATGAAATggagaatgaaataatgttagagtactttcaattatttatgaaagtattaaaaaatatcatttataggATGACTTGAAAGTCTTCTTTTgacttgaattatttaaataattatgtttggtttgagttattaattaaaaatatataaataatattaaataataaataaattattctttaaacagtaggtattttaatattttttttattattttattttgtttatatgaaGGTAGTGTAAATTTTCATATTAAGAcgatacatttattattttattagcgAATTGAAATAAGTGAAAGCGGAATGGttagttttttgttttaaattatttaagtaaataatataatttaatatttggtaattttttcttaaataataaatttgtttgattagaTTAATATAAGTTACGTGTTTGGATGATAAAATAACTCGTATTAGTgacattttagttttttaattcgaatatatatatatataatggaagGAAATGTAACTTTCAGGGTATCGATACTAACTTAGAAAACAAAATGATCCCGTTTACTTAAACCAAGGGTTGCCGGTTCATTGAATTCCGTAATAGAGGACCATGTCCCGTTTCTTTGGTTAAGTGGCATCTAGATTTCTCATATTTAATCAAACATtcttcatatataataattaactacTCCTACTATATATACCTGAAGCTGTTTCATTTTTATAgatgttaaatttaattcttgataattaaaaaaattaaaatgcataagaaaatatataataaaacctAACAACTAAGAACACAGCTGGgctctcttaattttttttattattaattaaataaaaaatgaaatttaaccttttcaatttttattattaaatgttcTAATACTtcaattaaatgatatattatgtaataaatttaattatatttatttatctattttttaaaattttaaaatataattatataattttaaaaaatatttatttatttataatttagatattatgtaataaatatatatatatatatatatattatcttttaatattattttttctaaaattataaattaacaaataattataaatataataaacatttaaagAATTTGTACTctattatttctaaaaattatatagatattccaaatttaaaaaatacatttatatattttattacatgttaaaattatttattaattttcaattttagaaataatatatatatatatatatatatatatatatatatatatatatatatatatatatatatatatatatatatatatatatatatattcattaccttgcctaaattataaattaatagattagtatatatatatatatatatatatatatatatatatatatatatatatatatatatatatatatatatatatttcaaattatataatttacactcaatttattttaaatcatacatctaaatatattttaaaaaatcaaaatacataaataaatatatttaagtttgtatatagaatttaaaaataatagtgtACAAATTctttaaatgtttattatatttatatattttattttaaaactatttataaatttagaaacattattaaaatatacatatatatatatatatatatatatatatatttattacctAATGTCTAAATTATCATTTGCTTTAAAAATTTAGGGTTGGAATCGAATGACTTTCTATTAAGTCTATTTAATAATAGTTGATAATTGACATTCTGTATATATACCTACCTTATTGttgagaaataatattaattaataaatcaattaatctaGGAGTTACTTAATTCATGATTCATTTTAAGTACCCTCTCATGAATATTGAATAGTGAATCATCATCGTCAACCCTTAATTAAGTAGTTTTTATTGAACAGAAAAGGATGGCCAGCAAAGCTTCTTCTTTTGGCGGTGCCGCGTGGTTCAATTTAATTAGGCCAGTTAGGgttcttatttttaactaaattcTCTTGCCAATGATATGCATGCGCCCATCTAATctcaattatttcattttttaaccaattaattaattaattaagactaCCTTGAGTATAAGTCGTCAATCAatgaacataatatatattagtgtcACATATTAAACAATTTTGTTTCTGTCAATGTGTATGTATAGCTATAATACTATTCAATGTAAAAGTTGGTAAATGGACTTCCTCAACAAAAATTTCACCAAGTTTGGATGATATATAGTCTTCAGGAAGTCATTTGATAgttttgataattatatatacattttattattttatttttgtagtttGTTAATATCAAATTGCGactaattaatataatcttAGTAAAGTTTAAgggtttaacaaaaaaaaaagtataatatcaTCATGAAGTCCTCTTAGTTTAAAGTATATAAGTTTTATCCCCttttttttgttacatttttcataaaattagacgaGAACCCTCCTCTAGCGTGTTCATAATCTAAATTACCCACCAACCaaaaaaaaggaagaagttgattttgaagacagTTATGGAGTGGTGAATTGTGATATATACTATATAGAATGCTTAATTAACCTTTTTTACATGTCTTGTTAATAAAATCTAAGTTTATGACAGTGAGACGTGAGCATTAATATTGATCACTTTTATGTCAATTTCTTGTTATATGATTCAtaactaacaaattaataatgtcATAAATCATAATCAAcggttaaatatttaattaacataattaattaatggtgttacattttttaatttataaaagtagTCTGAGTTTGAACTCGTGGGCACTAAGAGATtgattattatttcttaatagCTAATGATctcacttaattattttaatattaaatctatattttaatttattattaaaaaactcatattttatttgatctCCCAATGATTTTGGATTAAACAGTGTTTTTGTCTTGATTTGTTATAACTTATATGAGTTTTTAGGTTTGTCATGTTATAAGTTACATTGTTTCGTTGTTTAATTACTATCCAAATTAAGAACGGTCAGGTTTGTCTGGTGATTAAATTTAAAGTGGTCTTGTCCTTTGGGAATTTTAAGAAGcataaatacttataattaaGCTTACAATCATAAAAATGATacaattctattttatttatttaattaaacgaAACTTACAATCATCAtagatttataattaatcatacTAATTATTGCACCAAACTTTAATCATATGTATTATTATTGGTAATTAAGGAAATTGGAATATGCCCGCGGCCGTGAGCTGTTTAGAAGGTGTCCGAATCGACACGTGAAGGACTCCTTGTTAAATCTGATTAAAGAAATAGACTGAATTGAAACTTTTGTGATTagtaaaagtaaaagaaaaaataattacaacttTTGTAACATTAATTtcttagtttataaaattaatcttaacAATCAATAGTTTTTGACATTTGGTTGtgattttacaattaaattatcaaaattttgttttattcttaaaaaaactcCAAATAATTACATACTATTTATTGTActaaaaaaacctaaaaataatttctatacTAACATATATGTAttagagttttttttcttcagAACACAAAATTATAGTCTTAATGGTTACTTTATTACTAtgtttttctaataatttttttaaaattttttgtgGTGAAGTTTCTTATTTTTTAGCTATCATAGTCTcggagttttttttttctcagttGTTGTTTTACCCcaaccgtttatattcatggtcTCATGACCAGAGACAATGTGATTTTATCgtttatttagtcaacacattGATATCCGTCGTTGGATATATTCAACACGTATTAGTAACATTAAAGTTATTttcggttgttgtttcacccTAACATTCATTACCCATAAAATTCTACATTTTTCGTTGTTTTATTAATCAACACTCGTAAATTATGTGATCTCTTCCCTAACGAGTTATACGCAAATTGCCCTACTTCTATAAGTGGCGAACAATGAGAAGAGTATAGTTAAGCTAGGTGATGGAGCATTAAGtcagagatttttttttcatcaataGGTAACTCCTGCCTGTCATTCATCCAGTTGTGACCGTTATCGCTCCTCGTAAGGCCGACAACAGGCTCGCTACCGAGTTCTGGTTCGATGCGATTTCCAGTACGAGAGCGAACAGGATGATTTACCGAACTCATTCCATAATGtcattaataaatttcaaacactcacgagtttatcaaatttaaagaatataatatcaatatttcaCAATCTCGTCTTAAATGTTTATAAAAGAtgttatcataacaaataatttatttgtaatattatcctaatataattattatattagtttttattataagtttagtatgatatttattaattagacaTAAACTATTAACTtgtatataacatttaatacaatatcactatatatatattcttttgacTTAGTTCCTTTCAGACATCCAGTAAGATTTTGGAAAATCCACTACTTTGAAAATCTCGATAGGAAACTTTCATGTCTTTGTAGGATCcacttttttatgtttttattttttgtgatGATTAACTTATGTTatcttttgtatttaattttatttgaatatttttgacATGATCAATTCTTCTGACCTTGTTATTATCTTATACTATTGAAATGGTTTATCCtttaatatgataatttttttcagGGTAACTACATGTGGATTGACTTTTATGGGATTTATGTTTCCATTAGCCATATGTTTTGGTTGACTTTGTGTTTCTATATTTGAGATCATGAATGTGTATTGGATGTTTGAGGCTTTATCTTCgttttctataatatttttcaagacTAATTGAATGGAAGCTTTGATTCctgaagaaaaagaatattaactaattaaactGTTTATGTTTGACCACATATATTTAAGCACAAATTAAGTACGTAAATTACCATACTTAGTTAAGTCTAATTTCTCTTAAGAaacatttgataaattaaaaaggGTCTCCTAAGTCCTaaagaaaaagaattaaaaatggTCAACCAAGCATAAAAAAATATGGTTATGAATTAGTAGgatgttaattaatattattatcccattaattatttatgaaccAAATGTTTAACcatgtttttagttttaatttaaataattttattttttaattgggCAATTTGTACTCAattgatatataaaatgatttcgttaatagacaaaaaaataataataataataataataataatgaaaaatcaGTCCTAACCTCCatatttctatatattaaagaatgataaaaatacaaaaaaaaaaaaaaatcacaaatattaaaataacataaacacGAGATTATTCATGCATAAGAAAAACAATCAAATGAGTCAagtcgagctcgactcgattaaatatttattagcttgactcgaactcgagttcgaacgagtttataaatttgaattcgaACTCGATTCGACTATTTATGTACAAACTTAACTCAATTcgaaaaacttgaataaaattaaattttcaaatatttgtgtaaaaaaaatatttattttaaattttaggttttaatattaaaataaataaaatatttattatttattatcagacTAAAAAAAACTCGACAAGCCTTCGagagtaaatatttatatgagctcgagctcgactcgaatttatcaaactcaaactcaagtTGAGCTTTGACCGAATGGTACACGAGCAACTTGATTCATTTGTAGTTCTACCCTTCCTATTAAACTACAAATTTGAggacaattaattaattaattaattgtaacataactttatttagaaaattttaattaattactataatTATATCATTTGGGAATACTCATGGCATAAGTTAAATTTGAGTTTtgtgaccatttaaaaaaataacttgatCCATAGccttaaatattttgtaatttttcttttgctttgagactttttattttacatttattggTTTggtcttaattattttttgactATGTAATATAATTGTTGGAAGCAGCCGTGGACTCAggataaataaatacaactcacataaaataaattatataaataacactaaaataataaagatagtGTACACCTTGAAATATTACCccaataaaaaacattaaatgaaTTTAAGAGAGTaggtaaattaaaaaaaaaaaaatgagagagtaGGTTGATAAAACGACATTTACTAAAACAACCAATGAATTTGGAAAAGAAATGGAAATTGACAGGTCATCCCTacctaataatataactatttattttaaatttaaagtccCCAACGCAATACAAGTGACAAGAGACCGACATTATAACCCATAATTAAGATCTTAAGTGTCATTATCATATACTTAATAAGGACACTCATGTTAAAACATGCAGAGTTTACCACTAATTAGCTAGCTAATCCTAAAAGCCGAGCTGTCGGTAGCTCGGTTATTGGAGTGGAGATTCATtcaatcaattatattaatattaaggaattaaacatccttaatcatttttaatcaaCTCTTTGGCCTGTCTTGGTTGGAATTCTCATAAACtattaagttcaaatttttgattttttttattagtaggGTATCAAGTTTGAGTTATCAGAGTCTCCAAAATATAGCCTGAATTGAAGTTTTGATGATGACAATATGTTAAATAAGTAGAGTATTAATCTAGGGTGATGATGTAAATATGATTCAAATCAGCTCAATAAATAGTTGAAAGGGGAAAGTTACAGAGAgtcacaataaataaataaaactttaagtTACACAACAAAGCTAAGGATGAAAACTCTACTATGTTAAAGGCTGGGGTGTGTAAGAAATGCAACAAATGTGTCACTTTCTGTTTGGCAGCAGAGATTCATCATTCTAAAGAGTCTAAAAATAAACTCTACTAGTTGATCATGTTGAACTGAAATCTTGACAACTGCTGCGGGATTGTAGATATAACAGGTCCATATCGCTGCATCCATGTTTGTAAAGTGTAAAATAACATTTCATTATTAGAGTCACAATGGTTTTTATGCTCGTAATCAAATACAAGTAGTCGACACGTAGAAATACCTGAACATTATCGTAGAGCTCGAACAATGGAACGGCTAGAAGCTTCAAGTTTTTAGGGACGGCAAAGTATTCCCTCTCTGAAAGATGAACTAGAAAAAGTTTCTTACATTCCTACATCAGCAAAGAGAGGAAAGGTCAAAGTGCAATCTTATAATAGCTCAACTTTAACCCCATGCTTGCTTCACATTTTACCTTTGGTTTCGTAATGTGGGGAGGACAGTAAGGATACATTATGGTTTCGAAATTCGGCCTCCACCAAATGGCCACACACTCGCCAATCTGCATATATGCTCCAAATGTATTACTCTCTTATCAGGAAAGTAAGCAAAATCAACATCCAAGCGAGGAATAGGATTTTTAGTTTTCTTCATATTGGCTTCATTCGAAACACTTTTTCTTTTGTCAGATTTCTCCTCTCGATGTGAATCCATATAGGATCACATTTGGAAATTGAACTTAGGCATAcacatattcataaatttattgatgTGATCAAAAACATAAAGGctccatttgaaaacactttttaatttatttatttttgtatttggatccagaaacaaaagaaatttgaattCCAAACATTTATGTAGATCCAGATttagaaacaaaaattaaaaagtgttttcaaatggggtcaaagtgtttccaaatagtgTTTTGATGAATGCTTGTTGAACTTGGCATCTACTTGTGAAATTGATCAACTTATGGTGACTTATGAGAAAAGTTAAGAGCCAACAGTGTACCACCAGCCAAGTATTTTGCCCAGAGTATTGTTGGATTCTTAGTTCTAATGAATAGGTTCAAAACCTActcttaataaatcacaaaaagaaaaagagagctAGCTTGCATGTTGTAATTCTGATCATAAGCAATGGAGCAGATTCtgtgagaaaaatatatttctgGTGCTTACACATTCTAGCTCTTACATTGGTACAAAGAGTAGGATAATGAAGCCTTTAGGAACCTTTTATTCATGTCACATGTAGCAATCAGATTACAATGGAGAATACCTGCCAGTCTGGTTGAAGACCAGGTTGATTCGCCCCAAGTTTGCTATTAAGTTTTCTTTTCAAACCCTCTACCTCTGTAGCAAAAAATAAATTCCCCCAAAAGAAGAAATTCAATGACATATCAAgcttttaaaatattcataacaCTGAGCCTAAGCTTGGATTAATGGAATTGGAATTCAATTCCGATTGGAAAATTCATATAGTTGTAACTTCTAATTcttaagaattttttattttcttttttatatatactacATTTCTATTGTAATTTGCAAaccacaaaatattttaaaaggtcGTACCCAACGCGTAGCCCGGTGGGATGAGAATTTAACGGCCATACTGACTTAGAGAAAATAATAACTGGAATTGTAATTCTGAGGTAAAAAGGTTGGGATTGgagattaaaaaaacaattccaATTCTACCCTAGCCAAACATAGTCTAACAACATTTTAACTCAAATTATTGATGTTACCATTTTCCCCTGGTTTCAAACGGCCGCCTGGAAGTTTGCAAAATGTGTTTCCAATTTGCAGGAGAAGAACATGTGGATGATTATGTTCCTGGACCTGCCAAAAACAAGCCAACCATTTGAATCATGAGAAGAAAGCATGCTTCAAAATCTATATAGGAGTTGCTAATAGGATAAAACAGTTGTTGGAAAAGAATCATTCTGAATTTCAGCTCATGTAGTAGATAGAGGTTCACGAAGAAAATTGTATGCCTATAGTCCATGAGAGCGTAAAAGTACAGTAAAATACTAAAATGTCAACAACACAGACAAGATGCAAGCCCAGTCATGTCATAGGAATTTAGGATCCCCACCAGACATTATGTAGAAGAAAGAATATCCCCCTAGGTAATCCCATACATAAGGAGTGGCGACATCTAGAAAACAAGCAATTTAATACAATAAATTACCATCAATGCATCCTGAAAAATAGCCAAAATCCTAGTCCTCGAGAGTTGAGACTACAACCTAGGAATCAAGACAAGTATACCATCCAGAGAAATCAGATTATTTAGTGGAGAAAGGGACAAAGAACCCATAAACCAATCCGAAGCAGTGTGCTCTATAACCATATCTGGATTATTGTACACTGTCAAATAACAGATGTTAGAAGTTTATCATAATTTATGAAATACAATGGTGGTTTCATATTTAATACAGTTCAGCTGATCAGTTACAAGGACTATTGAAACATGCTCTCAGTTATGCTAGGGATAAGTTTAACTGCCCAATCAGCAATTCTAACATGCTAAACGAGTTAAATCTTGATAATGGCTAATCTGTCCCTCGAGGACAATGTATAAGAGGGGCGACAGACAGTCCGTTAAACTACCAAAACAGGATTGTTCTAAGCAATTACATCAATGCTCATTTTAACATCTTTGATTAATGAGTTATAATACAGATGCTCTGAGCCTTGTAATCATATAAGGTCATAACTGATATTCAATGAAATAACAATAATTACACTTGACTTTGAAAACAGATTTAATAAAAGTAGAAAATGTCTAGATAGACAAGTAATGAGTAATTGCATGAGCAATCAATCTACATCAGGA
It encodes the following:
- the LOC124926486 gene encoding pre-mRNA cleavage factor Im 25 kDa subunit 2-like is translated as MVSSPVVNTYPLSSYTFGTKEPKMEKDTSVVDRLARMKVNYMKEGMRTSVEAILLVQEHNHPHVLLLQIGNTFCKLPGGRLKPGENEVEGLKRKLNSKLGANQPGLQPDWQIGECVAIWWRPNFETIMYPYCPPHITKPKECKKLFLVHLSEREYFAVPKNLKLLAVPLFELYDNVQRYGPVISTIPQQLSRFQFNMIN